From a single Carassius carassius chromosome 8, fCarCar2.1, whole genome shotgun sequence genomic region:
- the LOC132145452 gene encoding protein NDRG1-like isoform X1, whose translation MVLEDSDMELVFEIEVAEHDVETPYGRVHCTMKGVPKGDRPVILTYHDIGLNHKSCFDTLFSHEDMQEIMQHFAVCHVDAPGQQEGANTFSTGYEYPSMDQLSDTLPSILKHFGLKSFIGMAVGAGAYILAKFALDYPTMVEGLVLININPCAEGWMDWAAHKISGWTHAMPEMIISHLFGKEEIQQNHDLIGRYRHHIVNDMNQYNLQLFVKSYNSRRDLEIERPVPGGHISVRTLKCPALLVVGDSSPAVDVVVECNTKLDPTKTTLLKMADCGGLPQVDQPGKLTEAFKYFIQGMGYMPSASMTRLVRSRTASGSSVTSFDGNRSRSHTNEGRARAHTSDNQRRRSHTDNMDSSVDQAPKSTEVSC comes from the exons ATGGTTCTGGAGGACTCTGATATGGAATTAGTTTTCGAGATAGAAGTCGCT GAACATGATGTGGAGACTCCGTATGGCAGAGTCCACTGTACCATGAAAGGGGTTCCTAAGGGTGACCGGCCCGTCATCCTCACCTACCATGATATTGGACTGAACC ataaaagctgctttgacaccTTGTTCAGCCATGAGGATATGCAAGAGATCATGCAGCACTTTGCAGTGTGTCATGTAGATGCACCAGGGCAGCAAGAGGGAGCAAACACCTTCTCAACTGG ATATGAATACCCTTCCATGGACCAACTCTCTGATACACTTCCGTCAATCCTTAAACATTTTGG TCTGAAGAGTTTTATTGGCATGGCTGTTGGAGCGGGTGCTTATATCCTTGCTAAGTTTGCT TTGGATTACCCTACTATGGTGGAAGGCCTTGTGCTAATAAACATCAACCCATGCGCTGAAGGCTGGATGGACTGGGCAGCACACAAA ATTTCTGGTTGGACTCACGCCATGCCTGAAATGATCATCTCTCACCTGTTTGGAAAG GAGGAAATCCAGCAGAACCATGACCTCATTGGCAGATACCGTCACCACATTGTGAATGACATGAACCAGTACAATCTGCAACTCTTTGTCAAGTCCTACAACAG CCGAAGAGACCTGGAAATCGAGAGGCCTGTACCTGGTGGCCACATCAGTGTCAGAACTCTAAA GTGTCCTGCACTCCTGGTAGTTGGAGACAGTTCCCCTGCAGTGGATGTAGTG GTTGAGTGCAACACAAAGCTGGACCCGACCAAAACCACACTGCTTAAG ATGGCTGACTGTGGAGGCTTGCCCCAGGTCGACCAG CCTGGGAAGCTAACGGAGGCTTTCAAGTACTTCATTCAAGGAATGGGTTACA TGCCTTCTGCCAGCATGACCCGTCTGGTCCGTTCCCGCACAGCATCCGGATCCAGTGTGACTTCCTTTGACGGAAACCGCAGCAGGTCGCACACTAACGAGGGCAGGGCCCGAGCCCACACCTCCGACAACCAACGCAGACGTTCGCACACTGACAACATGGACAGTTCTGTGGACCAGGCTCCCAAGTCCACCGAAGTGTCCTGTTAG
- the LOC132145452 gene encoding protein NDRG1-like isoform X3 gives MDDVQLVESKPLIPDRDLQGLREAVQRLEIKEHDVETPYGRVHCTMKGVPKGDRPVILTYHDIGLNHKSCFDTLFSHEDMQEIMQHFAVCHVDAPGQQEGANTFSTGYEYPSMDQLSDTLPSILKHFGLKSFIGMAVGAGAYILAKFALDYPTMVEGLVLININPCAEGWMDWAAHKISGWTHAMPEMIISHLFGKEEIQQNHDLIGRYRHHIVNDMNQYNLQLFVKSYNSRRDLEIERPVPGGHISVRTLKCPALLVVGDSSPAVDVVVECNTKLDPTKTTLLKMADCGGLPQVDQPGKLTEAFKYFIQGMGYMPSASMTRLVRSRTASGSSVTSFDGNRSRSHTNEGRARAHTSDNQRRRSHTDNMDSSVDQAPKSTEVSC, from the exons GAACATGATGTGGAGACTCCGTATGGCAGAGTCCACTGTACCATGAAAGGGGTTCCTAAGGGTGACCGGCCCGTCATCCTCACCTACCATGATATTGGACTGAACC ataaaagctgctttgacaccTTGTTCAGCCATGAGGATATGCAAGAGATCATGCAGCACTTTGCAGTGTGTCATGTAGATGCACCAGGGCAGCAAGAGGGAGCAAACACCTTCTCAACTGG ATATGAATACCCTTCCATGGACCAACTCTCTGATACACTTCCGTCAATCCTTAAACATTTTGG TCTGAAGAGTTTTATTGGCATGGCTGTTGGAGCGGGTGCTTATATCCTTGCTAAGTTTGCT TTGGATTACCCTACTATGGTGGAAGGCCTTGTGCTAATAAACATCAACCCATGCGCTGAAGGCTGGATGGACTGGGCAGCACACAAA ATTTCTGGTTGGACTCACGCCATGCCTGAAATGATCATCTCTCACCTGTTTGGAAAG GAGGAAATCCAGCAGAACCATGACCTCATTGGCAGATACCGTCACCACATTGTGAATGACATGAACCAGTACAATCTGCAACTCTTTGTCAAGTCCTACAACAG CCGAAGAGACCTGGAAATCGAGAGGCCTGTACCTGGTGGCCACATCAGTGTCAGAACTCTAAA GTGTCCTGCACTCCTGGTAGTTGGAGACAGTTCCCCTGCAGTGGATGTAGTG GTTGAGTGCAACACAAAGCTGGACCCGACCAAAACCACACTGCTTAAG ATGGCTGACTGTGGAGGCTTGCCCCAGGTCGACCAG CCTGGGAAGCTAACGGAGGCTTTCAAGTACTTCATTCAAGGAATGGGTTACA TGCCTTCTGCCAGCATGACCCGTCTGGTCCGTTCCCGCACAGCATCCGGATCCAGTGTGACTTCCTTTGACGGAAACCGCAGCAGGTCGCACACTAACGAGGGCAGGGCCCGAGCCCACACCTCCGACAACCAACGCAGACGTTCGCACACTGACAACATGGACAGTTCTGTGGACCAGGCTCCCAAGTCCACCGAAGTGTCCTGTTAG
- the LOC132145452 gene encoding protein NDRG1-like isoform X2, producing the protein MKGVPKGDRPVILTYHDIGLNHKSCFDTLFSHEDMQEIMQHFAVCHVDAPGQQEGANTFSTGYEYPSMDQLSDTLPSILKHFGLKSFIGMAVGAGAYILAKFALDYPTMVEGLVLININPCAEGWMDWAAHKISGWTHAMPEMIISHLFGKEEIQQNHDLIGRYRHHIVNDMNQYNLQLFVKSYNSRRDLEIERPVPGGHISVRTLKCPALLVVGDSSPAVDVVVECNTKLDPTKTTLLKMADCGGLPQVDQPGKLTEAFKYFIQGMGYMPSASMTRLVRSRTASGSSVTSFDGNRSRSHTNEGRARAHTSDNQRRRSHTDNMDSSVDQAPKSTEVSC; encoded by the exons ATGAAAGGGGTTCCTAAGGGTGACCGGCCCGTCATCCTCACCTACCATGATATTGGACTGAACC ataaaagctgctttgacaccTTGTTCAGCCATGAGGATATGCAAGAGATCATGCAGCACTTTGCAGTGTGTCATGTAGATGCACCAGGGCAGCAAGAGGGAGCAAACACCTTCTCAACTGG ATATGAATACCCTTCCATGGACCAACTCTCTGATACACTTCCGTCAATCCTTAAACATTTTGG TCTGAAGAGTTTTATTGGCATGGCTGTTGGAGCGGGTGCTTATATCCTTGCTAAGTTTGCT TTGGATTACCCTACTATGGTGGAAGGCCTTGTGCTAATAAACATCAACCCATGCGCTGAAGGCTGGATGGACTGGGCAGCACACAAA ATTTCTGGTTGGACTCACGCCATGCCTGAAATGATCATCTCTCACCTGTTTGGAAAG GAGGAAATCCAGCAGAACCATGACCTCATTGGCAGATACCGTCACCACATTGTGAATGACATGAACCAGTACAATCTGCAACTCTTTGTCAAGTCCTACAACAG CCGAAGAGACCTGGAAATCGAGAGGCCTGTACCTGGTGGCCACATCAGTGTCAGAACTCTAAA GTGTCCTGCACTCCTGGTAGTTGGAGACAGTTCCCCTGCAGTGGATGTAGTG GTTGAGTGCAACACAAAGCTGGACCCGACCAAAACCACACTGCTTAAG ATGGCTGACTGTGGAGGCTTGCCCCAGGTCGACCAG CCTGGGAAGCTAACGGAGGCTTTCAAGTACTTCATTCAAGGAATGGGTTACA TGCCTTCTGCCAGCATGACCCGTCTGGTCCGTTCCCGCACAGCATCCGGATCCAGTGTGACTTCCTTTGACGGAAACCGCAGCAGGTCGCACACTAACGAGGGCAGGGCCCGAGCCCACACCTCCGACAACCAACGCAGACGTTCGCACACTGACAACATGGACAGTTCTGTGGACCAGGCTCCCAAGTCCACCGAAGTGTCCTGTTAG